Part of the Trichoderma asperellum chromosome 1, complete sequence genome is shown below.
GCGGAGAATAGGCACTGTCTTCTGGAGCACTGTAGGTAACCCTGCTGTGGTGATTCTTATTACCAACGAAGCCAAAGGTCTTGTTTATATCGTGGACATTCCCCCCTGCTGATTAGAAACGGGGCTGAGTACGTATTTGGCTGTAATTTCTTTCTCTGGGTTCTCCATGACGATTATTCGTGGTTCTCGGGCTGGCGGGGACATTATTTTCGAGTCGAAGCGATATCTTGCTGCTGTGggagagctgcagctacTACTAAGCGATAGTTCCAAGTGAATGTTTGCTAAGCATGGAGATATGTAACTGGAGACAAAAGCTTCAACTTTGGCTACAATTCGACACATATTTTGACACTACCAAACATAGTTTCGGCACAATTGGCGATAGAAGGCACGGCCAGCTGTGATGCTGCACTTTCACCAGCATCTCACTTGCTAAAATTGCAGAAAGTACCGGCAGATACCTATTACAGAGTATATGTCCAATCTTTTCCTTAGATGGAAGCTATTGGTGCTAGTTCTAACCTGCAGGCGGACTGCACACCATGCAGTCAGTCAAGCAAAAAAGCGCCTGTAGTAgcatatacatgtagttacACTATTTTTTACACTATTTTTGACATCCTTAGGCTATTTCAATGCAAGGTCTAAAAATACCTCCCAATCATGTTAATTCATTGACAGTATATTGCAACCGAATTCAACTGCAAAAATGAGGCTTAGTCTTGCCCCTTTTATagcagaagctgctggcTCATATGCAAAATCCTGCAATCTCAGACATGGAGACTGCGTTGCCTTTTATAGCGGAGCTGTGAAGGCGAACCAGGCAGTTGGGTTGCTACCAAAGAAGGAAACCGCTTAGGTTGTGTTTTTTAGTGCATTTACTTCTATTTTGCTGTTAGAGGCTCTTTTAGAGGTAATTTTGATTGAAGCTTTGAAGAGCGCCATCGATCATCAAATGCTGATTTCCACGCAGCGGCTAATATCGAGCCGATTGTGAGGATAATCTGGCTCCAACGACAACTTGGTGTGGGATACACAGATATGCATGATGGCCCTGACACTTCCAACTTGCCTGGATTGAAAATAAATGAGGCATATACATCTTCCAATCACAGCATTCACCACATACAAGGCCCATGATATGACACCACGATCATGATATACAGGTATCCTTCTAGCAGCTGCGTGGTACGTCTATCTACCTGGCTATCCACTGAAGAGGTGCCAGATAACACACGCAGCACCGCAGCAAAACATGAGACAATTTCATGCATTCAATTACTCGTACCGCCGTGCAATTTGCATCCCATTCGCCCAATGGCGGAGTCATGTGTCTGACCTAGTGTGTCTCATAGGCGGCCGCTCCATCACATGTAACATTGTGTAGCACATGGCTTGGCTCGAATCAGTTGAGAGCTTGCATGGTTCCTTGAGCCTCTTGGAAGCCAGAGGAGACGCCCTGATCCGATATTGGGCAAAGAAACATCCGACAGGCAGCGGCACGACATACACGATTTGCTGCTTTGCGGCCTAAGGTAGCAATGCGCGGCGGCATGTATGAGTCTTTAATTAACGGGCAGCAGTCTGAGACTCGAGGCTGCGCGAATCACCGTCGTTAGCGCCCAATATTCTCAGCAGGCCTCAGCAACGGAGCCTCAGAGCTACgatctctccatcatccaATTCGCCGTCTTGAGCTGGCATCGTCGATTTGCTACGGACGCTGAAGAAGCGCTAATGCTGGCAGCGAGTCGATGCTAGGCTGCTCCCGGAAAGGCAGCTGGCGGTGCTGTTGCGTCATGCGGGGTGCTAGCGCTGGCGGCTGTAGCTCCATAACAGCGATAAGCTCGCTTCAGGCCCTGCTCAGGCTGCGTCCTCGATGCTATCAGCTAATGCACAACCTGTCTCTGCCGTGAAGCTTAAGCAAAACTAGGCGCTGCTCCCTGGCTAGGGCAGTGGTAAGGTATCCATCGCTTCTGCCGCTAAAAACAAGAGTGACCCGACAGTATCAGTCGGGCAGTGAGTAGGACCTCGTTTTGCCCTTTCAACTCAGCTTGCATTGCTGCATTGCCGCCAGCTTTTTCTTCGCCGCCGCGCGGTTGGTGACTGCTGCTCGTTGTTTTTAGCATCTTTGGCCTTGACATTTGACCTGCACGTTGGATTGACCACGGCCACGAGGCTTTTGAGCGGCTTGGGCATTTTGTTGCATCTGCTGTGCCGCTCACCGTCTCTcgatcgtcgtcgtcatgcCTCGCAGCAATCGCTGGCGCAACATTGATCGCCTCCTTGGCTTCAATAGACATGGCAGCCACTCTGGCCGTCACTGGCTTCACGAAGAAGAGCGTGCTCGTAAGTGAAAACCCCTCAATGGCACTTTACTCCCTGTCTCGTGCTCTGGAGATCGCCCTGCTAACAGAAGCTGCGTACCCTGGCTATAGTGCTTCCGCATATTCGTAATGAGGATATAGACTCTGCCATTCCGCCGGCCGAAGTTACAAAAGTATGCCTTCGGCTGAGGCATCTAGTTCAGGAGTGCGTGCCGTgtgagatggaagagagccGAATCACAGAACCACACAGCCGTATCATCACGCCACACGTCGTTCGGGCTGCTAAGGAAGCAGGCGGTCAAGAGAACAAGGGTTGTGTGGTATGTGCTTACTTGGAAATACGTTGCCATTCATGATAGCAATCACACACTAATCGCACTAGGTCTATTCTTTACTCGTCAATCAACGGTGGTTCACGCATGAGGCCAATGTCGAGCTCTGGGATGCCGGTCTGCACAACCTCCGAGCTGAAGCATGCGGCGTCATAGCAAAGGCTCTGTACGTGATCCATGAGATAATTCGTTGTTGGTATTTGTGACCTTGGCCGATATGCTAATAATGAGACTAGTatcgaggaggaagaagacacTGCGTATCTTTTACACTCCGTGTTATTGCGTCGATATTCATACATCGCAAACGGCATAGCGACCCCTCCCGTTAATGTAATTGAAAAAGCTGTTGATTTACACGCCGTCCGAGTCATTGGATCTTCAGGATATCAAAAATGCATCAGCTATCTATGGCGTGGTTGGCTAGTCCAAGACGAGAACGATCCGTCCGTCTTTGTGGATTACGATAATAAGGACAATACTAGATTCTTTGTTCATATGGATCCGGACCGGATGCGAAGCCCCAGAAACCAGAATCTTGCCCAGCTTTTATTCTCACTCATCTACCTTGCCCTCTTCACAATTGCCATCAATACTGTCAACGCTAGTGGCGTCATCGACATCGCTGAAGGAGCCTTGTACGCTTTTACGCTTGGCTATGTATGCGACGAGCTGCTCAAGGTTTACAAAGCCGGACCTCAAATTCTGGGGTTTTGGAATGCGTTCAACGCAATCCTATATGCATTTTTAACGGCTTCTTTTATATTCCGCGTCATTGGCTTGACCTTTGCGGCCCACACCGATGGCCGAACTTATTACAGCACCCTGGGTTACAATGTTCTGGCTTTTACCGCCCCCATGTTTTGGTGCCGCCTCTTGCTCTACCTGGACAGCTTCAGGTTCTTTGGCGCAATGCTCGTGGTTCTAAAAGTCATGATGAAGGAGTCTGTGAtattctttgctcttctcatcgTCATAATTATCGGGTTCTTGCAGGCTTTTATCGGCCTTGACCTTACCGACGACAATGTGGCTGATGATGTAGTGTTCATCATTGAGTCTATGACGAgagctcttcttggcagTCCAGAATttgatggctttgatggCTTTGGGCCACCTTGGGGTGCTATCCTGTACTACTGCTTTACATTCATCGTCATGGTACGTATTTCTGCCCGATTTTCCACGACACTATATTGCGTTTTACGCTAACATGCGTCACCAGGTCATTCTTCTCAATATTCTCATTGCCCTCTACAACTCTGCTTACGAGGATATCTATGACAACGCGGATGATGAATATTTGGCTCTCTTCGCTCAAAAGACAATGCAATTTGTTCGGGCACCAGACGAAAATGTCTACATTGCTCCATTCAACTTGATAGAGATTGTAATTTCGGCTCTATTCGAATGGTGGATGAGCAAGAAGGCTTACGAATTCATCAATGATTGCGTCATGGGCTTTTTGTACTCTCCACTTCTCTTGATCACAGCTTTCTTTGAGACTCGTACTGCGTACGGTATCCGCCGCAATCGGGCacgcggagaagaagatgacgatatCATTGAAGAGTGGGAACAATTGGCACACGAAATTGATTTTGGAGCCGAAGGCTGGGCCAAGAAATGCGAGGCCGTCAAACCCAATCTGGAGGTTGATCCAGCTATCCTTGAGATTAAGAAGCTCCGAGGTGAAATCGCCGAGCTGAGGTCCATGCTGTCTGATATTAGTGATCATGTCCAATACCCGACCAGCCAGGATACCAAAATTGGAGATGGTAGCACTCACGATGATTTCAAAGCTTCTTACTTCGAATCGACTCATGTGGAAAGTGAACCTACTGGAAAAACGGCAAAGCATGTCGGACATGAGCCTGCAAGCACATCGGATGATGTAAGAGAGGAAGCAGGGCAGAGCAGCTCCGAACAGTTGATTGAAACCACTGAAGAATCTGCAAAGCCTGCCAAGCCGTCTGAAGAATTGGCTCAGCTAACCGAAGAACCTACACATCCTTTTACGCGCCCCTCAGAGGCTGAACCAGAGGCTGAATCGGAAACTCACGATGCACATCCTAAAGCCTCCGAATCCAAGGCTCCTGAAAACATTCCTTTTAAGGTATCCGAAGACATAGCCTTTGATTCGTCTGAAGATGTTCCATCTAAGACGCCTGATGATGTACTATCTGAAGCTCCTGAAGCGATGCCCTTCCAAGCCCCAGAAGGTGCCCCCCTTGAGGCCCCTGAGTTTGTTCCGTTCATGGCTCCTGAGGATCTACCAACAGAAACCCTTGAAGGCGTATCCTCCAAGGCTCCTGAAGTCGAATCCTCCAAAGCTCCTGAAGCTCTATCGTCCAAGGCTCCCGAGGTTGAACCATCCGATACTCTTGAAGGCGTAACATCTAAGCCTAGTGAAGAAGCACCTGAGAATACATCATCTAAAGCTCCTGAAGCCGCGGCACCGGAACGTCTTGCACGCGCTGAGACTGAAGAACCCGAAGCTGATGATCCTAATCCAGACAGTCCTACATCTGGCGAAGCTAGAGCTGAGGAGGGTGGGCAGCCTTCGCAaggagcaaagaagagaagacggagaaagaagaacaagggaGCGCAAGGTGGTCCAAGTGGTGGTAGCTAAGCAACTGGGCTTGGCGTGAAAAGTGCAGCAAAGGAGTGACGACTGTGTGTAATTATCTTTGGTCTAAGGAAGGCGTATATATACCCATATGGTTCTGATTTGATGAGATGCTACCAGAGCAGGGTTGCATTCTTTTGTACGTCGTGGACTGAGCTTGGACATGGGGACTTGGCCGAACAGGTGATGATGCTCAATGTATGAATGACTTTGCGCGttgcattttcttttttaaaggggGGAACCGGTTGTTATTTATGGCTCTATGTATCATGCAATCAATTTTAAAGACCTAAAAAACCGACTCTAAGTGACATAACTCTTCAGAATCAAATTCATTCGTCCTGTGCCTCATTCAACCAAATACACCAGCTAAAAAGTTCACTGATCTCTGCTTccgttctcttctctccaatTCTTAGTCCCCGCTGGGTGGCTCTTCTAGCCCATTGCGGTTTCGGGAGGAAAATAGTAGCTTCTCGAAGTGTTAGTAGATACATCTCTCACAGAAAGTTGGTGGTTTCTTACGGTAGTATACTTCTATATGCGTTTACGTCCTTGTCCATAAACGTCACAAACACCACCTGCTGGATCTGGTTCGTGGTGTCTTGCTCAAGATACTGTCTCACCGCATCGCAGGCTGCTTCACATGCCAGCGTGCTTGGATACCCGTATATGCCAGTGCTAACTGCGCTGAAGGCGATACTGGAGCAGCCGTTCTCCTCGGCCACCTTGAGGCTCTGTAGATAGCAGCTCTGCAGGAGCGGTCGACTCACCCTCTCGCTGTGGAAGACGGGGCCAACTGTGTGGATGACGTGCTTGGCGGGGAGGTTGTGTCCGCCGGTGATGACGGCCTGGCCAGTCTGGCAGCCGCCCGGATACTTGTCGATGCACTCCCGTACGAGCTTGGGGCCAGCGGCGGCGTGGATGGCGCcgtcgacgccgccgccaccgcggAGGGAGGACTTTGCGGCGTTGACGATGGCGTCGACGGGGAGGGTGGTGAGGTCTGCGCGGATGAGACAGACACGGGCGTTGAGCTTTTCGTTGGGCGTGATCTCCCGAGGGGGGTTGTATGGGAATGGGAGCTGGGGTGGCGAGAGGCGGTTGGTGGAGTAGAGGGTTTGGATATTGGGGATGTCTTGGGCGGACTTCAGGGAAggcctggaagaagaataaaaggaGGCCATGGTGAGATGGTGGTGTGAAGAAGGCGGTCTGAGATGTGAAGAATGCGATGAGGTGCGGTAGgtgtgttgttgttgctgttttgTTGTGAGAATCAAACTTTTGGTGTTGGGGGGCAGCTTAAACAAGGatatatatgtaggtacGTACAGGTGAGTGGTAGTATGGGTACGTTGCTCGCAGGCGGGCTTCTAGCTTTAGGATGGGCGCTGAGATGGAGACGTAATTGCGCCGCAGCATtgaattttactttttcgCTCTGTTGTCGCTGGGGAAAATGAGACCACAAGAGAGAAGTAGAGAGATGCGAGAGGTGAAGTGACGTCGTGAGATTGAAGGCGCACGGTGCTGAGAGCTATACTTGTTAGTGGCGTGGATTGGTGGAACCGCAGAATTCGAACAAAGGTTCATACCAAGGGATGTTTTGAAGCTTGATTAAGCGAGGAATGGTTGTTAAGCAATTTATTGATAAGTATAGAGTTTTATGTTATATTCAATCTTCTTGGTTTCGGTGCCATCTCTCAGCAGTCGTGAGTATAACGCGCTATGACAGAGGTAGGAACATGTATAGAAATATGCAACATACATGATTTGCATCTAAATGCCATTTGCATGGCAAAACCTGGTTTAATTGAATTTGAAATGCTGTAAATAAATATCTATGTAGAAATCTCAAAGCCCAATGACTCTTATCATCTCGAAGTTCAAGCTCCGTCCTTGTCTCGCTCCTCTCGAGTAAGCTCATAAGCCTTCTTCTGCCGTTCTGCCGCCTTATTTGATGCCTCTAAATACACCTCTATGACACATCCTATTTCGTTCGTAGAGATCTGGTTGGTCTGATGGAATTTAATAGATTCGTTATCATCAGTCATTATCACGTCTAGAACAAACTCAGCGGGATCCTCGGCCATATTTACTTTCAGGTTTACTTTCAGTATTTCTtctagtattttaagctctGAAAGAGTACTTCGCAGTTGTACTTTTCGGGTAAGACTGTAAGGTATGAGCGAGACGATAGCAAGCTATTGGAAGACCTTGAGCTGGAAGAGATGCAGATTTTGGAATCCTTCTCAAGGACACCTTCTGTAGCTGCAAAAACGAATCTTAAAATCCGAAGATAATATCGAGCAAAGAAAGTACGCCGATAGCCAGAAACTATGAGacaaaatgaaagaaagctGAAACTCGGGTGCACAGAATCGTACGTTCAAGAAGCGTCTGATGGGATGGAGATGCCCTCGCGCAATCAATGTGGGCATATCAGCTACAGAAGGCACAACAGACCTTGAAGAATCCATCTACTACATTAACTTAGCCACAATGTAGACATGCTCCCGTGTGAGGCCTTCCTGCTCGTTATACAGGCTCTGGAactaagaagaagagaacgtGGGACCCTTGCAATAATTCTTTTGATAGCGTCTAGGCTCTTCTGCGAAAGAAGCAATCTGCTGTTCGCCGCTCAGCATCGATAGTTTATCTTAGGCTATGGCAGTAATCAACAGGGCTAAGGATGATAACGTTCACATGCCTGTAGGACGGTCCCCGAAGCTGATCTATCGAGACATCCAAATCTCAAGCAACGTCGCCGCTAATAAGCGCAAAATTGTAAGATTAGGGTTTGGCAAGGATATCTGAGAAAAGTAAATGCACCACCACATTAAGGCAATGAAAGGGAGGAGAGATCAGTCATCTCTGGAGACAGTCATCTTTGTATTTGCTTTTAGAAGGATCACGGTAATAAAGACCAATGGCAAGGATATCTTTGTTAGCATTTACGCAGTGTGAAGCAATCCAAGAGCTCGACGAAGGAGGCAGTGGGATTTGGGTTGGTATAAAGAGCAAGCTGCGAGATATGAAAGGCATTTGTCTGGTCAATCTTCACTGAGCATCTTCCAAAGCCGTTCTAGAAGCGTGATATCTGGATCAATGACTGAAACAAGCGGCTCTTTAGACATGCTGCGAGATATCGTGATGAGTCAGCATGGATGAAGCTTGGTGTTGCACCTGCCTTGCCTCGGATTCGTGCTGTGGTGTCTACATGTactgaagctgaagatgtTTTAGGTGCTTTTCTTTCAACTTCAATCCTTGCCTACTACTTGTACATAGGCACATAAGTGCAGTGCCTACGAGTACGCCTCATGTGAATCTGCTTTCAATTAGAAGCCCAAAACATTGCTGATTTCATCGCTAGCACATCAATGCGCCCGACCAGCGAGCCCCGTCTATACGTGCCCTATGCCGCATCTGACAGTCGGTGAGCCCGCATCTAACATGGGCAAAGACGCTGCAGCAGATTGACTCTGGGGCCCCGCGATAGTGGTGGATCATGGCGATGGACCTAAGGAATTATCGATGCGGTTTACCTGGATGCT
Proteins encoded:
- a CDS encoding uncharacterized protein (EggNog:ENOG41~TransMembrane:8 (i245-265o277-294i306-329o341-361i382-402o443-464i498-519o525-545i)) gives rise to the protein MPRSNRWRNIDRLLGFNRHGSHSGRHWLHEEERALLPHIRNEDIDSAIPPAEVTKVCLRLRHLVQECVPCEMEESRITEPHSRIITPHVVRAAKEAGGQENKGCVVYSLLVNQRWFTHEANVELWDAGLHNLRAEACGVIAKALIEEEEDTAYLLHSVLLRRYSYIANGIATPPVNVIEKAVDLHAVRVIGSSGYQKCISYLWRGWLVQDENDPSVFVDYDNKDNTRFFVHMDPDRMRSPRNQNLAQLLFSLIYLALFTIAINTVNASGVIDIAEGALYAFTLGYVCDELLKVYKAGPQILGFWNAFNAILYAFLTASFIFRVIGLTFAAHTDGRTYYSTLGYNVLAFTAPMFWCRLLLYLDSFRFFGAMLVVLKVMMKESVIFFALLIVIIIGFLQAFIGLDLTDDNVADDVVFIIESMTRALLGSPEFDGFDGFGPPWGAILYYCFTFIVMVILLNILIALYNSAYEDIYDNADDEYLALFAQKTMQFVRAPDENVYIAPFNLIEIVISALFEWWMSKKAYEFINDCVMGFLYSPLLLITAFFETRTAYGIRRNRARGEEDDDIIEEWEQLAHEIDFGAEGWAKKCEAVKPNLEVDPAILEIKKLRGEIAELRSMLSDISDHVQYPTSQDTKIGDGSTHDDFKASYFESTHVESEPTGKTAKHVGHEPASTSDDVREEAGQSSSEQLIETTEESAKPAKPSEELAQLTEEPTHPFTRPSEAEPEAESETHDAHPKASESKAPENIPFKVSEDIAFDSSEDVPSKTPDDVLSEAPEAMPFQAPEGAPLEAPEFVPFMAPEDLPTETLEGVSSKAPEVESSKAPEALSSKAPEVEPSDTLEGVTSKPSEEAPENTSSKAPEAAAPERLARAETEEPEADDPNPDSPTSGEARAEEGGQPSQGAKKRRRRKKNKGAQGGPSGGS
- a CDS encoding uncharacterized protein (EggNog:ENOG41): MLRRNYVSISAPILKLEARLRATYPYYHSPQQQHTYRTSSHSSHLRPPSSHHHLTMASFYSSSRPSLKSAQDIPNIQTLYSTNRLSPPQLPFPYNPPREITPNEKLNARVCLIRADLTTLPVDAIVNAAKSSLRGGGGVDGAIHAAAGPKLVRECIDKYPGGCQTGQAVITGGHNLPAKHVIHTVGPVFHSERVSRPLLQSCYLQSLKVAEENGCSSIAFSAVSTGIYGYPSTLACEAACDAVRQYLEQDTTNQIQQVVFVTFMDKDVNAYRSILPYYFPPETAMG